Within the Cyanobium sp. ATX 6F1 genome, the region TGGAGAGTCCGCCTGTCACGAGCCCTTTGCGATGCGGCCGCTCACCGAGTGGGAGGGCCGCAATGCGCTCCGTTGGCTGCGGGATGAAGCCCAGCCACTCAGCCCGCTTCTCTGCCCGGTGGATCAAGCCTTCGCTGGCAGCATCTGCCATCCGCTGCTTGTGGAGTATCGAGCGGCCGATCAGGCCGGCAAGCTCGCCATCCGCCTGCGGGTGTTGGCCGAGCGCAAGGCAGCCGCCGATCTGCTCAAGCCAAAGATCGAGGCTCAGATAGCTGCCGATCGGATCAAGTATCCGGTCGGTGCCTGGATGGCGCAGCAAAAGGTGGGCATGCAAGAGCTCTCGCGCCGCTGATGGCGGCGGGCCGGCCACTGGCCGGTTCAATCCCTGACGCCACTGTTCGTTGGTTGGTGGGTTGGCGTTGCGCAGGCCGCTGCATGGTGCGGGGTGGCCTCAAGGGCTGACGCAAGCGGCGGTGCCGCCCTTGACCCCACCCCGCGCTCCCATGGCGTCCTTCTCAACGCCCCAATGGCTTCTTCCTTCCGCCGCTCCGCTCTGGAGCGCCACAGCTCCGATTCGCTGGATCGCCTGAGCTTCTGCTGCCGCACGGCCCTGGTGCCACTGCCCCGGCTCGCGGATCTCGCCGAGCAGATCCTCTTTGAGCGCCAGCTGCTCACGCCCGCCAGCTTCCCGGCCTGGATGGAGCTGGAGCAGCTGCCCTATTGAGCGCAGCTCCGGCCCGGCTGCGGCCGGGCTTATTCGTAGTGCGTCCACAGCCTCAGCACCTTCACGATCCTTTCCTCGCGGAGCACCTCGTAGACGAGCCGGTGCTGGATGTTGAGCCGACGGGAGAAGGCTCCGCGCAGATCACCCACCAGCGCCTCATAGGGCGGTGGCTGCCGGAAGGGATCCTCTGCTAGGAGTTGCAGCAGCTGCTCGGCCTTGGCCTTCAAGGCAGGTGAGGCGGCAGCGAGCTTGCGGGCGTCCTTCTGCGCCTGCCTGGTGAAGCGAACGCTCCAGCTCACCAGCCGGGCTGATCGCTGAGATCTTCTGCCGGTGTGGCCAAGCCATCGAGGATCGACTCGCGCATCCCCGGGATTGAAACCAGGTGCAGGGTCTCCTGGATGGCATTCCAGTCGGCCTCCGAGAGCAGCACGGCATTGCCGCGCTTGCCGGTGATCTGCACCGGCTCATGGGAGTCGCCGACCTCGTCGATCAGGGCATACAACCGCTTGCGAGCTTCTGTCGCGGAAATGCTGGCCACCAGAGCAGAGCGTCAGGCACGTACGTCAAAGCGTACCGCTATCGCACATGGCAATGGGTTGGAGCTGAGAGCCCCTTGCCGCCATGTCCAGCACCATGACCCCCGAGCGGTTCCAGGACCGCTGGGAAGCCTTCAAGGGGGAACCCCAACAGGTCTCCGGCGTCTGGCTCCTCCACTCCGCCATTGCAGATCTCCCAGGCAGCGAGGTCGTGCTCGACGAGCAAGCCGTCTGGGCCCTCAAGTTCAGCGAGAAACCACCGGCTCCACCGGCTCCCCCAGCTCCCACCGGAGGCCTTGATCCACGCGGTTCAGAAGAAGCAGGCCTGGTGGGCCCGAAGATCGCCGCACCGGTCAAACAGGGCGATTCCTACCTGCTCGTCAACGACCGCGACGAGGACCTGGAGGCGTTTGATCACTCCGGCACGTTCCTGTGGAAGGTCCCCTGTCTGGCGCGGGGTCAGGGTGCCGACAACGACTGGAAACACACCAGCACCGACACCCCGCCTGGGCTCTACAAGCTCAGCACCGTCTACCCGGATTACGAGCACAACCACAACCCCCCCTGCAGCGATACCGCCATGTCCTACGGCTGGTACAGCTTCGATCTGGTGGAGCTGGAAAACCAGGAGGTGAAGGTCGGGCGCGCCGGGATCATGCTCCATGGCGGCGGCTCCGGTTGCGGTTGGCCCGGAGCCTGGGCCGCGAATCAGCCTCTGCTGCCGACGCTCGGCTGCATCCGCCTGCAGAACGTCGACCTGCGTGACAAGGTGCTGCCGCTCTACGAGAAGGGCACGGTCTATGTCGGCGTCTTCCAGGAGCCCTGAGCAAGTGGAGCAGCGGCCGTTCAACCGCGAGCGCTTCCTGCTGCGTCTGGTCGCCGTGGTGCTGATCGCTGAGGTCTCGCTCTACTCCTTTGGCGCCGGTGTCTGCGCCTGGCGCGGCGCTCAACAACTGGTGCCCCAGGGGGGGCTGTGTACCCGCCTTGACAACGCCGTCCACACCGCCTTCGGCGTCGCACTCAACACGCTGCTGGCCTTGCTCGGCGGCAAGGCCTTGAGCGACAGCAACAGGCCGCCAGCTCCGTAGGGCCATGCCGGACTTCGCACGATCGGCAGGGGGCCCACATGCAGCTTTGGCTCTCCTGCTGCCAGATCACTGAATCGATCACAGCCCCCGCCTACCTGAGCCGCTGCATCAAAGGCGCCTTGCTCCATCACCTCCGCGATCACGGCCGCCTGGTCCGCGTCTCCCGCAGGGAGCACGAGAAGGGCATCCACCCCTGGGGGCACCACAGCCTGGATGTCACCGCAGCAGGCGCTTTCAGAAGCGCCCTCGATCTCATCGAGTCCCCCGATTCAGCCCCCCAGGAGGATGAGCCCACCTCCGCAGAAATCGAGGCGCTGCTCGATCAGCTGCCCGCCGCTCAGGCCGCGGTGATCCGGCTCCACATCCTCCAGGGCCGCTCCCTCCGCCAAGTGGCGGCCGAGCTGGGCATCAGTCCGATGAGCGCCCATCGCCGGGAGAAGGCCGGCCTGGCCACCCTGCGCTGTGAGCTGGCCTAAAGGCCCGAGGCCAGCGGGCCAGCTGCGGCTGGCCCAGCAGCCATCACAGCGGCAGATTCGGGGAGCATGTCTTCCAAATTCGGGGAGCTGCCGAGCCAAATTCGGGGAGCAGTTCGGGGAGCTAAACGCCTGGGGGTACGCCGCGCAGGCCCTCCCATGGTTCCCGGCGGGGCAAGGGCTGCGCAAGCGGCTCGTGCCTCGCCGCCCTGGCCCACGCCGGGATGGTCCATGGGGTCCTGCGCCTGGCTTCCCATGCCCCGCAACACCTTCCGATCCGATGAGCTGCTCGATCTGCTGCAAAGCTGCGGCTCTGATCTCGATGCCCTGCCCCTGGGTGCCTTCCACCTGCTGAGGGTGCTGATCACCCATGTCAGGGAGCAGGATCACCGCATCAGCGAGCTGGAGCTCCGCTGCAAGGAGCTGGAGCGCAAGCTGGCCCAGCTCACGGATGCCACCAGCCAGCCAGATTTCATCGAACTCCCGGCTTCTCTGTTCGAGGAGGCGTTCGCCGATGGCGAGGAGCCCCAGAAGAGCAGCTGAGTCCGTTGGGGTCGCTGCTCGGAGCGACCCCTTGCTGGGGAGGCTGTGCCGGGTTGCCGCAGTCTCCGCCGGGGGCAAGGGCTGCGCGAGGCGGCCTGGCCGCTGCGCGGTGGCCGCCCCTTG harbors:
- a CDS encoding Txe/YoeB family addiction module toxin → MSWSVRFTRQAQKDARKLAAASPALKAKAEQLLQLLAEDPFRQPPPYEALVGDLRGAFSRRLNIQHRLVYEVLREERIVKVLRLWTHYE
- a CDS encoding type II toxin-antitoxin system Phd/YefM family antitoxin; amino-acid sequence: MASISATEARKRLYALIDEVGDSHEPVQITGKRGNAVLLSEADWNAIQETLHLVSIPGMRESILDGLATPAEDLSDQPGW
- a CDS encoding L,D-transpeptidase, which gives rise to MSSTMTPERFQDRWEAFKGEPQQVSGVWLLHSAIADLPGSEVVLDEQAVWALKFSEKPPAPPAPPAPTGGLDPRGSEEAGLVGPKIAAPVKQGDSYLLVNDRDEDLEAFDHSGTFLWKVPCLARGQGADNDWKHTSTDTPPGLYKLSTVYPDYEHNHNPPCSDTAMSYGWYSFDLVELENQEVKVGRAGIMLHGGGSGCGWPGAWAANQPLLPTLGCIRLQNVDLRDKVLPLYEKGTVYVGVFQEP
- a CDS encoding sigma-70 family RNA polymerase sigma factor, whose amino-acid sequence is MQLWLSCCQITESITAPAYLSRCIKGALLHHLRDHGRLVRVSRREHEKGIHPWGHHSLDVTAAGAFRSALDLIESPDSAPQEDEPTSAEIEALLDQLPAAQAAVIRLHILQGRSLRQVAAELGISPMSAHRREKAGLATLRCELA